In Vespa crabro chromosome 14, iyVesCrab1.2, whole genome shotgun sequence, the following are encoded in one genomic region:
- the LOC124429011 gene encoding protein ECT2 isoform X2, with product MEEQSVHSSISDINSEEAVRSETLVIPRKKRICLVGTAGDDPALGAAAQQFSVPVLKSETGVEYIEDTAYCTYFILKEFEGPEYDALHKSAHRILGPTALLQLAEKKDSLPSIKRPMYTQAMVGSVVVFTGFRKKDELTRLINMIHNMGGSIRKEMGTKVTHLIANCCGGDKYRYAVIFRVPIMSMSWVTTLWSTRDDVSSYGNNEELITAHKLKPFFGARVCFFGFPEEEKKHMCEVLQQQGGEATEIDDPNCTHVVTDLGSQQNKKSNTENNGLLYKTNSSNVTSSYPTDFSPFSFIFYNPYINAIPNIMPIDSAYYILNNKNIIQSESKYYNRWIPSSNLSSTRKYFDMKENYISENINQDSDICMDDNFSDTQTLSSQSDTISSESFSSMQTDSGIDMSVSSKDGLEITTSSHTFKKIRSFSLPVIYKIACDPNTEDVIFKTELSANQNTIKENFKNLENKSVYFKSSTLNKNKTKLLVCVPEVIEEVEPYQSTQFDHSTILNKKVKKRRYRNWTKSKSCNTIYKGTSSNRSHFRKICSYPNLFRQHDSDLNDSLLYDSLISNKKNKKCFYSPKKSPTIFSKFRDLNFSPMLRKYVLNSTIEQSQPRQKYTPLPSSPIIPAKIAKLSQSKHIPTSDFEQQGKISNYPFKSSILKDAKTKKQEDESLLVVVDESNVNTLPDLASVKAHVVKAEWFWTSVQDEGAADEKDYLFENYLESVLSPTASVRRDSQQTATPSTASTRRKRKRLAETLSSLVQNGTDSPAVHKRRSSVSDAGHLSVSGSFLDCTASPDKQLLDEVEAVNAESSRKNRSPRHQVFLELVQTESNYVGILSTIMTLFKSPLEDLIESSGELVNSTEVKIIFGNFPPIYEVHKKMLEELRYSATYWTEDVSIGNIFLKFAPDLVKAYPPYVNFFENTKEMLDQCDQNKPRFHAFLKICQTKPECGRQSLKELLIKPVQRLPSISLLLNDILKHTSKSNPDYSALELSISSIKEVMTYINEDKRKTEGQLAMFDIFNEIDNCPPHLVSSHRSFIGKCDVMELSEGLSGRGDHLVLFLFTDILEICKKRSKAFNSLKSPNTANGLHSAKLSQGKPYKHIKMLSLSTIRKVVDIRETEECQKVFALMVRSNQELKEKLFSFTIIDEDVNKTNYLRTLCRQMANTVCKADADTFLISLDSHQLEIDTSDVALGTLSKAFKSLFHNFYLEYMDPYVFLLNSMCETTLHVPLPFASRTRRKVGRAFSFNKTPSKLKRAMSTMMSPFGSTNSLTPASQQLAQMRLASCNNINELGNGGSDSPTRDDVLVAPMSVQPTRKAKCSSLSMASLRRNCSEVVVQDKSDL from the exons ATGGAAGAGCAAAGCGTTCACAGCAGTATCAGTGATATAAATAGTGAGGAGGCCGTTAGAAGTGAGA CTCTAGTGATACCACGTAAGAAGAGAATATGTTTGGTCGGTACTGCTGGTGATGATCCTGCTCTGGGCGCTGCTGCGCAACAATTTAGTGTTCCAGTATTGAAATCGGAAACAGGCGTGGAATATATAGAAGATACTGCATATTGCACTTATTTTATACTCAAAGAATTTGAGGGACCTGAATATGATGCTCTTCATAAAAGTGCCCATAG gaTATTGGGACCAACAGCACTTTTGCAGTTGGCAGAAAAGAAGGACTCATTACCTAGTATTAAAAGACCAATGTACACACAAGCCATGGTCGGATCGGTTGTTGTTTTCACaggatttagaaaaaaagatgagttG acGAGACTCATCAACATGATACATAATATGGGTGGTAGTATCCGAAAAGAAATGGGTACAAAAGTGACGCATCTTATTGCTAATTGTTGTGGTGGTGATAAGTATAGATATGCTGTTATATTTAGAGTACCTATTATGTCAATGAGTTGGGTGACTACTCTCTGGAGTACTAGAGATGACGTTTCCAGTTATGGAAATAATGAAGAATTG ATAACAGCTCATAAACTAAAACCATTTTTTGGTGCAAGAGTGTGTTTCTTTGGTTTTcctgaagaagaaaagaagcatATGTGTGAAGTGTTACAACAACAAGGTGGCGAGGCAACAGAAATTGACGACCCTAATTGTACTCACGTA GTAACAGATTTAGGCAGTCAGCAAAACAAGAAATCCAACACTGAAAATAACGGATTactatataaaacaaattcatCTAATGTCACTTCTTCATATCCAACAGACTTTAGtccattttcctttattttttataatccatATATTAATGCTATCCCTAACATTATGCCAATTGACTCTGCATATTATATActaaataacaagaatattattcaatctgaaagtaaatattataacagaTGGATACCTTCATCTAATCTTTCTTCTACACGTAAATACtttgatatgaaagaaaactatatttcagaaaatattaatcaagaTTCAGATATTTGTATGGATGATAATTTTTCTGATACTCAAACTTTGTCTTCTCAATCTGACACTATCTCTTCTGAGTCTTTTTCATCAATGCAAACTGATTCAGGTATTGATATGTCTGTATCTAGTAAAGATGGTCTGGAGATAACTACAAGTTCACATACCTTTAAAAAGATACGTTCTTTTAGTTTGccagtaatatataaaatagcaTGTGATCCCAATACAGAGGATGTCATTTTTAAAACAGAATTGTCTGCAAACCaaaatacgataaaagaaaattttaaaaatttggaGAACAAATCAGTATATTTTAAATCTTCTACAttaaacaagaataaaacaaagttACTCGTATGTGTACCTGAAGTTATCGAAGAAGTAGAACCTTATCAATCAACTCAGTTTGATCATTCtacaattttaaataagaaggtaaaaaaaagacGGTACAGAAACTGGACAAAGTCTAAGTCTTGCAATACAATTTATAAAGGGACATCTTCAAATAGATCacattttagaaaaatttgttcttaTCCTAATCTTTTTAGGCAACATGATTCCGATCTTAATGATTCTCTTTTATATGATTCACTTATTtctaacaaaaagaataaaaaatgtttttattcgCCGAAAAAAAGTCCaacaatattttcgaaatttcgtGATTTAAACTTTTCTCCAATGTTAAGAAAATATGTGTTAAATTCGACTATAGAACAGAGTCAACCTAGACAGAAGTATACACCATTACCTAGCTCTCCTATTATTCCCGCAAAGATAGCAAAATTATCACAGTCTAAACATATACCAACAAGTGACTTTGAACAACaaggaaaaatttcaaacTATCCTTTCAAGTCTTCTATACTGAAAGATGCAAAGACGAAGAAACAGGAGGACGAATCATTACTTGTG GTTGTGGATGAATCAAATGTAAATACACTGCCTGATTTAGCGTCTGTAAAAGCTCACGTTGTAAAAGCGGAATGGTTTTGGACATCTGTTCAGGATGAAGGAGCAGCTGACGAAAAAGACTATTTATTTGAGAAT tATCTAGAATCAGTGCTATCACCAACTGCATCAGTCAGACGAGATAGTCAGCAGACAGCTACACCAAGTACAGCATCCACAAGACGAAAACGTAAACGTCTTGCTGAAACTCTATCTAGTTTGGTTCAAAATGGAACAGACTCGCCAGCTGTGCACAAAAGACGATCTAGCGTCAGTGATGCTGGGCATCTAAGTGTGAGTGGTAGTTTTCTTGATTGCACAGCGAGTCCTGATAAACAATTGCTCGATG AGGTAGAAGCTGTTAATGCAGAGAGTAGTAGGAAAAATCGATCCCCACGTCATCAAGTTTTTCTTGAATTAGTGCAGACAGAATCTAATTATGTTGGTATTTTGAGCACAATTATGACG ttatttaaaTCACCATTGGAGGACCTTATAGAAAGTAGTGGTGAATTAGTGAATAGTACAgaagttaaaattatttttggtaACTTTCCACCAATTTATGAGGTCCATAAGAAGATGTTAGAAGAGCTACGTTATAGCGCTACTTATTGGACAGAAGATGTTAGTATAGGTAATATATTTCTGAAGTTTGCACCTGACCTAGTCAAGGCATATCCTCCGTACGTcaatttcttcgaaaatacAAAGGAAATGCTAGACCAATGTGATCAAAACAAGCCACGTTTTCATGCTTTTTTGAAGATCTGCCAGACTAAACCTGAGTGTGGCAGGCAAAGTTTGAAAGAGCTCTTAATAAAGCCAGTACAGAGGTTACCCAGtattagtttattattaaatg atATCCTTAAGCACACAAGTAAAAGTAATCCGGATTATAGTGCGTTGGAGTTATCAATTAGCAGTATTAAAGAAGTTATGACTTATATTAACGAGGATAAACGAAAAACAGAAGGCCAATTGGCAATGTTTGATATCTTTAACGAAATTGACAATTGCCCACCACATTTAGTATCCTCGCATAGATCTTTTATTGGAAAATGCGACGTAATGGAACTCAGTGAAGGTCTAAGTGGTCGTGGCGATCATTTggttctatttctctttacgGATATTCTAGAAATTTGTAAGAAAAGATCAAAAGCGTTCAACTCATTAAAAAGTCCTAATACTGCAAATGGATTACATTCTGCAAAATTAAGCCAAGGAAAGCCATATAagcatataaaaatgttatcccTTAGTACTATTAGAAAGGTTGTGGATATTCGAGAAACTGAAG AATGTCAGAAAGTATTTGCACTTATGGTAAGAAGTAACCAGGagttaaaggaaaaattattttcgtttacaaTTATTGATGAAGAtgtaaacaaaacaaactATTTACGTACTTTGTGCAGACAGATGGCTAATACAGTTTGCAAGGCTGATGcg gATACGTTCCTGATAAGTCTTGATTCACATCAGCTGGAAATTGATACTAGTGATGTAGCGTTAGGAACATTAAGTAAAGCATTTAA GAGcctatttcataatttttaccTGGAGTATATGGACCCGTATGTGTTCCTACTCAATAGCATGTGTGAAACTACGTTACATGTCCCACTACC GTTTGCATCTCGTACAAGGAGGAAAGTCGGTAGAGCGTTTAGTTTTAACAAAACTCCTAGTAAACTAAAGAGAGCTATGTCTACAATGATGTCACCTTTTGGATCAACAAATAGTCTCACTCCAGCGAGCCAGCAACTTGCCCAGATGAGACTTGCTAGTtgcaacaatattaac GAACTGGGTAATGGTGGTTCAGACTCGCCCACTAGAGACGATGTTCTAGTGGCACCCATGTCGGTTCAACCGACTCGAAAGGCCAAATGCAGCTCCCTCAGTATGGCTTCACTTCGAAG AAATTGTTCAGAAGTGGTTGTACAGGACAAGTCTGATCTTTGA
- the LOC124429011 gene encoding protein ECT2 isoform X5, with protein sequence MGRSLVIPRKKRICLVGTAGDDPALGAAAQQFSVPVLKSETGVEYIEDTAYCTYFILKEFEGPEYDALHKSAHRILGPTALLQLAEKKDSLPSIKRPMYTQAMVGSVVVFTGFRKKDELTRLINMIHNMGGSIRKEMGTKVTHLIANCCGGDKYRYAVIFRVPIMSMSWVTTLWSTRDDVSSYGNNEELITAHKLKPFFGARVCFFGFPEEEKKHMCEVLQQQGGEATEIDDPNCTHVVTDLGSQQNKKSNTENNGLLYKTNSSNVTSSYPTDFSPFSFIFYNPYINAIPNIMPIDSAYYILNNKNIIQSESKYYNRWIPSSNLSSTRKYFDMKENYISENINQDSDICMDDNFSDTQTLSSQSDTISSESFSSMQTDSGIDMSVSSKDGLEITTSSHTFKKIRSFSLPVIYKIACDPNTEDVIFKTELSANQNTIKENFKNLENKSVYFKSSTLNKNKTKLLVCVPEVIEEVEPYQSTQFDHSTILNKKVKKRRYRNWTKSKSCNTIYKGTSSNRSHFRKICSYPNLFRQHDSDLNDSLLYDSLISNKKNKKCFYSPKKSPTIFSKFRDLNFSPMLRKYVLNSTIEQSQPRQKYTPLPSSPIIPAKIAKLSQSKHIPTSDFEQQGKISNYPFKSSILKDAKTKKQEDESLLVVVDESNVNTLPDLASVKAHVVKAEWFWTSVQDEGAADEKDYLFENYLESVLSPTASVRRDSQQTATPSTASTRRKRKRLAETLSSLVQNGTDSPAVHKRRSSVSDAGHLSVSGSFLDCTASPDKQLLDDIPEVEAVNAESSRKNRSPRHQVFLELVQTESNYVGILSTIMTLFKSPLEDLIESSGELVNSTEVKIIFGNFPPIYEVHKKMLEELRYSATYWTEDVSIGNIFLKFAPDLVKAYPPYVNFFENTKEMLDQCDQNKPRFHAFLKICQTKPECGRQSLKELLIKPVQRLPSISLLLNDILKHTSKSNPDYSALELSISSIKEVMTYINEDKRKTEGQLAMFDIFNEIDNCPPHLVSSHRSFIGKCDVMELSEGLSGRGDHLVLFLFTDILEICKKRSKAFNSLKSPNTANGLHSAKLSQGKPYKHIKMLSLSTIRKVVDIRETEECQKVFALMVRSNQELKEKLFSFTIIDEDVNKTNYLRTLCRQMANTVCKADADTFLISLDSHQLEIDTSDVALGTLSKAFKSLFHNFYLEYMDPYVFLLNSMCETTLHVPLPFASRTRRKVGRAFSFNKTPSKLKRAMSTMMSPFGSTNSLTPASQQLAQMRLASCNNINELGNGGSDSPTRDDVLVAPMSVQPTRKAKCSSLSMASLRRNCSEVVVQDKSDL encoded by the exons ATGGGtcgat CTCTAGTGATACCACGTAAGAAGAGAATATGTTTGGTCGGTACTGCTGGTGATGATCCTGCTCTGGGCGCTGCTGCGCAACAATTTAGTGTTCCAGTATTGAAATCGGAAACAGGCGTGGAATATATAGAAGATACTGCATATTGCACTTATTTTATACTCAAAGAATTTGAGGGACCTGAATATGATGCTCTTCATAAAAGTGCCCATAG gaTATTGGGACCAACAGCACTTTTGCAGTTGGCAGAAAAGAAGGACTCATTACCTAGTATTAAAAGACCAATGTACACACAAGCCATGGTCGGATCGGTTGTTGTTTTCACaggatttagaaaaaaagatgagttG acGAGACTCATCAACATGATACATAATATGGGTGGTAGTATCCGAAAAGAAATGGGTACAAAAGTGACGCATCTTATTGCTAATTGTTGTGGTGGTGATAAGTATAGATATGCTGTTATATTTAGAGTACCTATTATGTCAATGAGTTGGGTGACTACTCTCTGGAGTACTAGAGATGACGTTTCCAGTTATGGAAATAATGAAGAATTG ATAACAGCTCATAAACTAAAACCATTTTTTGGTGCAAGAGTGTGTTTCTTTGGTTTTcctgaagaagaaaagaagcatATGTGTGAAGTGTTACAACAACAAGGTGGCGAGGCAACAGAAATTGACGACCCTAATTGTACTCACGTA GTAACAGATTTAGGCAGTCAGCAAAACAAGAAATCCAACACTGAAAATAACGGATTactatataaaacaaattcatCTAATGTCACTTCTTCATATCCAACAGACTTTAGtccattttcctttattttttataatccatATATTAATGCTATCCCTAACATTATGCCAATTGACTCTGCATATTATATActaaataacaagaatattattcaatctgaaagtaaatattataacagaTGGATACCTTCATCTAATCTTTCTTCTACACGTAAATACtttgatatgaaagaaaactatatttcagaaaatattaatcaagaTTCAGATATTTGTATGGATGATAATTTTTCTGATACTCAAACTTTGTCTTCTCAATCTGACACTATCTCTTCTGAGTCTTTTTCATCAATGCAAACTGATTCAGGTATTGATATGTCTGTATCTAGTAAAGATGGTCTGGAGATAACTACAAGTTCACATACCTTTAAAAAGATACGTTCTTTTAGTTTGccagtaatatataaaatagcaTGTGATCCCAATACAGAGGATGTCATTTTTAAAACAGAATTGTCTGCAAACCaaaatacgataaaagaaaattttaaaaatttggaGAACAAATCAGTATATTTTAAATCTTCTACAttaaacaagaataaaacaaagttACTCGTATGTGTACCTGAAGTTATCGAAGAAGTAGAACCTTATCAATCAACTCAGTTTGATCATTCtacaattttaaataagaaggtaaaaaaaagacGGTACAGAAACTGGACAAAGTCTAAGTCTTGCAATACAATTTATAAAGGGACATCTTCAAATAGATCacattttagaaaaatttgttcttaTCCTAATCTTTTTAGGCAACATGATTCCGATCTTAATGATTCTCTTTTATATGATTCACTTATTtctaacaaaaagaataaaaaatgtttttattcgCCGAAAAAAAGTCCaacaatattttcgaaatttcgtGATTTAAACTTTTCTCCAATGTTAAGAAAATATGTGTTAAATTCGACTATAGAACAGAGTCAACCTAGACAGAAGTATACACCATTACCTAGCTCTCCTATTATTCCCGCAAAGATAGCAAAATTATCACAGTCTAAACATATACCAACAAGTGACTTTGAACAACaaggaaaaatttcaaacTATCCTTTCAAGTCTTCTATACTGAAAGATGCAAAGACGAAGAAACAGGAGGACGAATCATTACTTGTG GTTGTGGATGAATCAAATGTAAATACACTGCCTGATTTAGCGTCTGTAAAAGCTCACGTTGTAAAAGCGGAATGGTTTTGGACATCTGTTCAGGATGAAGGAGCAGCTGACGAAAAAGACTATTTATTTGAGAAT tATCTAGAATCAGTGCTATCACCAACTGCATCAGTCAGACGAGATAGTCAGCAGACAGCTACACCAAGTACAGCATCCACAAGACGAAAACGTAAACGTCTTGCTGAAACTCTATCTAGTTTGGTTCAAAATGGAACAGACTCGCCAGCTGTGCACAAAAGACGATCTAGCGTCAGTGATGCTGGGCATCTAAGTGTGAGTGGTAGTTTTCTTGATTGCACAGCGAGTCCTGATAAACAATTGCTCGATG ATATTCCAGAGGTAGAAGCTGTTAATGCAGAGAGTAGTAGGAAAAATCGATCCCCACGTCATCAAGTTTTTCTTGAATTAGTGCAGACAGAATCTAATTATGTTGGTATTTTGAGCACAATTATGACG ttatttaaaTCACCATTGGAGGACCTTATAGAAAGTAGTGGTGAATTAGTGAATAGTACAgaagttaaaattatttttggtaACTTTCCACCAATTTATGAGGTCCATAAGAAGATGTTAGAAGAGCTACGTTATAGCGCTACTTATTGGACAGAAGATGTTAGTATAGGTAATATATTTCTGAAGTTTGCACCTGACCTAGTCAAGGCATATCCTCCGTACGTcaatttcttcgaaaatacAAAGGAAATGCTAGACCAATGTGATCAAAACAAGCCACGTTTTCATGCTTTTTTGAAGATCTGCCAGACTAAACCTGAGTGTGGCAGGCAAAGTTTGAAAGAGCTCTTAATAAAGCCAGTACAGAGGTTACCCAGtattagtttattattaaatg atATCCTTAAGCACACAAGTAAAAGTAATCCGGATTATAGTGCGTTGGAGTTATCAATTAGCAGTATTAAAGAAGTTATGACTTATATTAACGAGGATAAACGAAAAACAGAAGGCCAATTGGCAATGTTTGATATCTTTAACGAAATTGACAATTGCCCACCACATTTAGTATCCTCGCATAGATCTTTTATTGGAAAATGCGACGTAATGGAACTCAGTGAAGGTCTAAGTGGTCGTGGCGATCATTTggttctatttctctttacgGATATTCTAGAAATTTGTAAGAAAAGATCAAAAGCGTTCAACTCATTAAAAAGTCCTAATACTGCAAATGGATTACATTCTGCAAAATTAAGCCAAGGAAAGCCATATAagcatataaaaatgttatcccTTAGTACTATTAGAAAGGTTGTGGATATTCGAGAAACTGAAG AATGTCAGAAAGTATTTGCACTTATGGTAAGAAGTAACCAGGagttaaaggaaaaattattttcgtttacaaTTATTGATGAAGAtgtaaacaaaacaaactATTTACGTACTTTGTGCAGACAGATGGCTAATACAGTTTGCAAGGCTGATGcg gATACGTTCCTGATAAGTCTTGATTCACATCAGCTGGAAATTGATACTAGTGATGTAGCGTTAGGAACATTAAGTAAAGCATTTAA GAGcctatttcataatttttaccTGGAGTATATGGACCCGTATGTGTTCCTACTCAATAGCATGTGTGAAACTACGTTACATGTCCCACTACC GTTTGCATCTCGTACAAGGAGGAAAGTCGGTAGAGCGTTTAGTTTTAACAAAACTCCTAGTAAACTAAAGAGAGCTATGTCTACAATGATGTCACCTTTTGGATCAACAAATAGTCTCACTCCAGCGAGCCAGCAACTTGCCCAGATGAGACTTGCTAGTtgcaacaatattaac GAACTGGGTAATGGTGGTTCAGACTCGCCCACTAGAGACGATGTTCTAGTGGCACCCATGTCGGTTCAACCGACTCGAAAGGCCAAATGCAGCTCCCTCAGTATGGCTTCACTTCGAAG AAATTGTTCAGAAGTGGTTGTACAGGACAAGTCTGATCTTTGA